The DNA window TCATGGACAGGAGCCCAGTGGCACGCCTATCTCCTTGGCCCTCTCTATCACCCTGGCAGGCAGCGATGACACTTCAAAGCAGGGCCTTGACCTCACGTCCTCCTCAATCATCCTGAGGCCCACCTCCCTCAGGTCGTCCGTGCCGTAGAGCTCCCTGGCCCTCCGCCTCACGGCCTTCATGGCCACCTCGACGCCCTGGGAGGAGGCTATGGAGTGGAACCCCACGTCCCTGGAGAGCCTCTTCCGCGCCAAAACCTCGGGCCTCCTGACCCCCGTGAGGTGAAGCCCCAGAGGGGCCGAGGAAAGCCTCCTCCTGAAGTAGTAAGGTGGAGCAAAGAGGTAATCGTCTCTGCCATCCCAGAGGTACTTAAGCCTCCTGGAGTAGGTAAAGGCGAAGTGCTCCTCGTGATACCTGTCAGCCCTGCACCTGTGGCTCAGGTCTCCGCAGAGCGTTATGAAGGGCCAGTAGAGGAGCACATACTTGTCCCTCCCCTCACCCTCCACGAAGGTCCTGAGGAGCTTCCCAAGTCCCTCAAAGGCTATGAAGTCCGAGTCCCACATGAGGACGTAGCGGTACTTAGACTCCCTGAGGGCCAGTCCCTTAGCCTCTGCCCAACCCTGGGGAGGGTACTGCCTCACAACCCTAATACCAAGCCCTGACCTGGCCTCCTCAAGCGCCTTCTCAGTTTCGTCCCAGGGGTCGGAGGAGTCAACGACCAGGACCTCGTCAGCCATTGAGGCGGCGTCCTCGAGGGCTAGGGGGAGCCAGTCGGGGTCGTTGTAAACTAAGACTGCAGCGGTTATGCCAAGGGGTCTTCCCTCCCTTGAGGGGCTCACTAGCCTGAGGCCGCTCGCGATATAGGCTAAGGCGTTATAAGTGGCCCACGTGACCCTTCTGCCCAGCAGCCTCCTAAGCCACTTAACTGCGACGGTTGCCAAGGCTCCCTGGCCGTTGAAAGGCTGACGGTTAAGTTTAAATCCATATGAAAGCTCGTACTGCTGTGCCTTGTGATCCGCGCGGAGATGTCCCTCCGCTGGCGGCGCTGAGGGCGTCCACAGGTGCAATCAAGTGCCGTTAGCAGGGGGGCTCACAGATTAATAGTCCAGCCGTTCCAGGCCAGCTGGGACTAGCCGTTGGAGTGGGACAGCGTCATCAGGGTTGTCCTCTCAATGCCGCCCCACAGGGACCTGGCGCTTGCAAAGCTCAGCGTCCCAAGGCCCCAGGCCTCCGGCTTCAGGAGGAGGTGGCTGGCGGAGCCCAGGGGGCAGAGGGCCGACTGGGAGAGGGTGATGCCTGACGGCAGGTCCATACACGTGAGGGAGTACAGGGACTTCTACCTTGTGCACTGGGACGTTGCCTCCCCCTCAAGGAGCGCCGTGAAGCACCTGGTCTACGACGCGCCGCACTGGCTTGTCATAGCGGCGGCCGCGGGCCTCACCGCCCTTGGGGCCCTGATGGGTCCAGGGGCCAAGGTCAGCGCGCTCGGCAGCCTGATGGCTTTTGGGAGGGTGCTTCTCAGCTACAGAAGGCCCCAGGCCGTCGAGGCGCTCGTCACGCCCCTGATGACTACGGGCTGAGCTCAGTGGTTGTTAGCCCCGAGCTGCTCAAGTATGGCCCTGGGCCAGGCTCAGAGGTCCTCGAGGTCCCGGGACCCCTGAGCGAGGCCGTCGTAAGGAGGAGGGTTAACAGGTTCCTCGTTGAGCTCCAGGACGGCAGGCCCTGTCACCTTCACGACCCTGGGAGGCTGCAGGATCTCATCTACCCCGGCGCCAGGGTGCTCGTGAGGCCCACCAGGGGCGTCAGGACGAGCTGCTCAGTGACGGCCTCCTGGGCCGGCGAGGCCGCCGGGTGGGTCCTGATAGACAGCAGGTTCCACTCTGACGTAGCGGCAAGGTTCCTGCCCCCGGGCGCCGAGAGGGAGGTGCGGGTCGGGCGCAGTAGGCTCGACTTCAGGCTGGGCGACGTCTACGTTGAGGTCAAGGGCTGCACGCTGGCCAAGGGCGGCGTGGCGCTCTTCCCTGACGCCCCAACCGAGAGGGGGGCCAGGCACGTGCGCGAGCTCGAGGAGCTGGCCTCCAGCGGCCACGGGGCCATGCTGATGGTCCTTGATATGAGGAGCGACGCCACGTGTTTCTCCCCTAACTGGGAGACGGACCCCAAGTTCGCGGGGGCGTTACTTGAGGCCCTCCGCAAGGGGGTCGCTCTGAGGGTTCTCAAGTTTGCCTTCAGGCCGCCGCACCTCATTTATATTGGCGACATAGGTCTCTGCCCAGGGGCCCTGTTTAAAGGGGCCGGGGCGCAGCCGAGGCAGGGGCTGCCTTGAGGGTCTGCGTCGCAGTTGACAAGGACGGCAAGGTAGTGGTGTCGTCAAGGGCTGAGCTGATGGCGCTGGGGGAGCTTGATGGGAACTCCGTCAGGGTTGAGAAAACAGTTGGCAACCCAGCCCTCAGGGCCAGGGAGAGGAGGCCCACCTTCATAAGGGCCTGCGGTGAGGCTGGGGCTGAGGCCGTGATAGCAGCCCACGGCTCCTTCTGCGTGCCGTCCTTCGCTGAGGCCAGGAGGCTCGGCCTGAAGCTAATGGTTGGCGACGGCCCTGCAGGAAGCCTAAGCCTGAGGAGGGCGGGCCCCTGGGAGGCCATGTACTCGAGCGCGCTGGCAGTCGCCGAGAGGCTCAGAGGGCACTAGCTTACCTGCCAAGGATAAGCTCCTCCAGGAGCCCCCTGACCCTGGTTATGTCAATGATCCCCATGTCGCCCCTGCTCACCGTGCCCTCAGGGTCATACACTGAGAGCACCCCGAGCCAGTCGTGCATGGAGTCGTCAGGCCCCTTGTCGTTCCTGTCCATGTAGTTGGAGGGCCAGCCGACTGTGCCTATGGGCCTCCAGTTGAGGTCGTCAAGGTAGACCGTGAGGTCAGGGGCGTCGCCCCTGGCCACCGGGTATATCTCCTGCGGCTCGTAGGCCTCGTTCCTCCACGCCTCGCCGTTGGGCCCCCTTATCCTTGAGACTGCCTGCTTGACCTCCTTCACAAGGCCCTCAAGCTCCTCCCTGCCCACTATGCCGTGGGGCTCCCTGCCCCTCACGTTGAAGAAGAAGCGGGAGTAGTAGCCTCCCCAGGCCCACACCCTCGTGTGGTCCCAGTCTATCATGTCAAAGGTCAGGTCCTGGCCCGGCGCCCTGGGCCTCTCCCTGAGCTTAAGGTAGCCCTCCTCCTCGAGCCACTGGTTTATGGCGAAGGCCCCGTGCATGGACTTAGTGCCGTGGTCGCTCGCTATTACAACTATAGAGTCCTTGAGTGGGCCCCTCACCATGTCCTCAAGCCAGGAGTCCACCACGCTGTAGACCTCAGGTATGGCCCTGCTGTAGACCTCGTGGTAGGTGTGCCTCGGGTGCCTCTCGTCGAAGTACTTCCAGAAGGCGTGGTGGGCCCTGTCCACGCCTATCTCAACGTATATGAAGGCGTCCCAGGCCCTCCTCTCAGCTAGGTACTTAACTATCCTGCCGTGGTTCTCCACCATTGAGAGCAGGTCGAGCCTCGCCCTGTCCCTGTCCTCGGTCCTGAAGACTATGTCAAAGATGGGGTCCCCTACCTGGGACTCGAGATCCTGCTTCAGCCACGGCGGCCACGTGTAGGGCCTCTGGGGCCCTGGGGTGTTGAAGTCCGTCACCATGAAGCCGTTAACGGGCTTAGGGGGGTAGGTGGGGGGCACGCCGAAGAGGCCGAACCTCAGCCCCCTCCTGCCCAGGTCGTCCCATATGGCCGGCTCCCTCACGTCCTGGGATGTCACTACGTAGGAGTCAAATGTGCCCGGCCTCCTGTGCCTGAAGCCGTAGACACCCAGCTCCCCGGGGCTCTTCCCCGTGAACATGACCATCCAGGCCGGCACGGTTATAGGCGGGTGGCATGTTCTCATGAGGTAGCGGGCTGATTCCTCAACTAGGCCCCTTATGAACTTGAAGCCTCCCCCGTCGTGGCCCTCGTAGAGCACGTAGGGGGGCAGGGAGTCAAGGCCCAGCACGAACAGCCTCCTTGGCAAGGCTCCTCGCCTGCGGGGGGAGGCGGGGAAGTTAAAAAGGCACCGAAGGCGCGCGGGGTAGCGCTGAAAGCAGAGAGAAGGGGACAACAGCAGCAAGAAAACGTGAAGGAAGAAGGGAAAAAAGAAGAAAATAAAGATAGAGTTAGGCTAAGCTGTGGCCCTCAGAACTTGGCGAATGCCACGTAGGCTATGAGGGCGAGCGCTATTATTGCTACTATCAGGGCGCCGAGGCTGTACGTAGCTGCGCTTGAGGCCGCTGAGAAGGCGCTGTGGGCGCTGCTCTCAGCGCTCGAGGCCGTGCTGCTTATCGTGCTGAGGGTTGACTGCATTGAGCTCAGCGTGCCCTGCATGCCGCTGACCGTTGAGCTCAATGAGCTGAGCGTGCTGCTGACGCCGCTGAGGGTTGATGACATGCTGTTCACAGTTGATGATATGGAGCTCACGGTGCTGCTGAGCGAGCTCAGCGACGAGGCAACGCCGCTTATCGTTGAGGTGGCCGAGCTCAGGGTGCTGTTTATGCTCTGTATCGAGCTCGCCAGGGCCGTCATACTGCTCGACAGCGAGCTCACGTCGCTCTCTACCGTGTTCACGTCAGAGGCCAGGGCGCCAACCTGGCCGCCCACGTTGGTCAGGTCGAACTCTATCGTTGATATGCTTGAGTTGACGTAGCTGAAGTTGCCGTAGAGGTAGCCGCTTATGGTGCTCACCACGCTGCTCACCTCTGAACTTATGGAGGCGTTGAGGCCCTTCACAGCGGAGCTTAGTGACTGTATGGAGGCGTTGAGGCCCTTCACCTCAGAGGCCACCGTTGAGCCCTCGCTCTGCACCTGCGAGCTCAGGGTGCTCACCGCGCTGCTTATCTCTGACTTTATGGAGGCGTTGAGGCCCTGTATGAGCGAGGCCACCTGCGACTCAGCTGAGGCTATCTCGCTGTTTATGGCCTGCGTGTTCACCGACACTATGCCAGAGGTCGCGGCGGCCTGGCCTGTGAAGGTGTAGGCGCTCGGGTCAAACTTGTAGGCGGCCGTCACAGTCACTATGATGTCGACAGTTCCATTTGCAACTGTGCTGGGCAGCGTCACGTAGTACACGTCGAAGCCAGGTATGGCCGTCACGAACCGCACGCTGGAGGCCGGCAGCGGGTACACGCCGCTGGCGTTAGCTATGTAGGCGCTCACCTGCGGCGCGGACACTGTGAAGAAAGTCGAGGCCTCGCTGGCCGGCAGGCCGAGCACTGAGACCTGCTTGGACACCAGCACCTCAACCGGCACGCCAACAGAGGCCGTGCCTGGGGCGGTCACGCTGAACTGCACCGGGATTGTCGGTATCTGCTCCACGTAGTACATGGTTAGCGTGACCGGCGTTGATGGGTAAGTGACAATAGTGCCCGTGGGCACGTAGGGCCCTGTCAGCTGGAAGCTCAGTTCGTTGTAGCCTGGGCACAGCGGCAGCGTGGTGCCGGCGCTCAGCGTGGAGCCCTTGACGTACGTGCCTGTGAAGTTGCTAAACAGCGTGCCGTTGATTATGTAGCCGAGCGGCACCACCTTTGTGGCGACGCCGCACTGCGCGGAGACTGTGAAGTTGACGGGCAGGGCCTCGCCCGTGGGCTTGCTTATTGGCGAGCCGAACACGTAGGCCGTCACAGGCACGCCTGGGAGTACCAGTATGGGCTGGCTGGTCAGAGGCGACGTCACAGTGATTATTCCGCCCGTCGTGCTGTTTGTTATGAAGTAGGCCAGCGAGTAGGTGCCGAGCAGCAGGTCGCCGGCCTTGCCCACGTAGAGCATGGTTGAGGCCGGCTCTGAGGTGATAGTGCCTGAACTTGTGACGTTAGTTATCGCTATCATGTATGGGTACTGGCTGCTTGTCATCCAGCCCGCGTTGCCGGGCAGGTCTGGCACGGGCACGTTGTTGAACACGCCGTAGCCTCCCAGCACCCACGTGCCGCTGAAGCTGCTGTCGCCGAAGGGGGCCACCTTTGACACGTTGAGGCTTCCGAAGTACTCACTGTTTATGTAGAACTTGAGCAGCACGGAGCCGTACTTGCCGGTGGTTATGTTCGCGTTGGCGCCGGCGCCGACTACCACTATCTCGTGTATCATGCCCTCGGAGGCCGGTATCAGGTACGTAGTGCCGTTAGTTATGTACTGGGTCGCCTCGAACGGGTACTTGAACAGCGTTATAGGCATCTGTATGGCGCCGAGCAGGCCGCTGACTATGGGCGTCGGCGGGTAGACGACGGGCGTCGGGTTGACGTACACTATGGCCGCGCCTGGGTTAGAGTTCAGGTAGACCTCGTAGTTGCTGCTGGCGTTGCTCATTACTGACGCGTAGACGGAGTTAGCGACGTAAGCCGTGACCTTCGTGAAGCTGGTCGACCGTATCTTCGTGACCAGGAAGTTATAGAAGGACCCGCTTATGGGCACCTGGCTTATGTAGGCGAAGTCGCCGTAGCCGTCTGTCTGGACGCTGGTTATGGGCGCCAGTGTTGTGGCCGCTATAGGCGCCGTGGTGCTGTTCATGATGACGGGGTACTCGCTAGAGCTTATGGACGTGCTGAAGCCGAAGCCCCTGACGAGCAGGTAGTTGCCGAAGAGCAGGCCCTCTGGGGCGCTGCTGGTGCCGTTGAAGTAGAACATGCCGTTAGCGTTGCTTGTGAACACCTGGTAGAACGGGTAGACCTCTAGCGGCCCGCTCGTGGTCCACAGCGTGCAGTTGCTAACGTAGGCGTACGGGCTTATGGTGCCCGACACGAGCTCAGGCGTGTAGGTTATTTCGTACTCGAGGCCGAGCTTAGCGAGCGGGTAGTAGGGCGCGTTCGGTATCAGGACGTCCACCGTGGCCTCGCCGCTCACCGGTGTAATAGCGCTGGTGAACGTGTTGTTAGTGAAGGTGCCGATACTCTCAACGACGTAGCCGGAGCTCGTGTAGTAGCTCTCGTAGTTCTCCTCAGCTGGGTATAGGTACGGGCTAGTGGGCAGGAGGGTGCCGTTGCCTATGGCCGTCACCGCTACGAAGCTCGTGCTGGTCGGCAGGTTGTAGAAGGTGAGAGCCAGCTCGTCGCCTGGGTTAAGCTGGCCGCTCGGGCCGGCCACATTCGGGTATTCGTTGGTCACCTTGAAGCTCGGGAATATGTTAAGGGTCCCAGCTGCTGGGCTAGGCGTGAAGAGGCCGTAGGGCTTGAAGGTCGACGGGTTGACGCCGTAGTTGCTGAGGGTGTAGTTGACCACCGGGAAGCTCACAGCCGCGGCCTTCCCTGTGGTCGTCCCGTACTGGTAGGTGCCGCTCGGGAAGAACTCAATGTAGGTCGTGCCGTTAGCCGGGACGACTGTAATCGGGGTCTTGTACATCACGTCAAGGCTGAAGTCGCTTATGTTGAAGTATGAGGTCACGGCGCCTGAGCTGAAGTGCACGGAGTTGGTCAGCGCGGGCGGGATGAACGTGCCGTCGAGCGTGCCCTTAACGCCTATGCTGACCGGTGTGGAAGTGTAGTTCACGTAAATGGAGCTCCCGAATACCTCTGAGGAGTTGGATGATTTACTGATATTCGCTATGATAGCGGATGTCGTGGAGACCGTAGAGTTAGCGAAGGAGCCCAGGAGCGTGAGTTTGTAATTAGCAAGGTCCGACATAGTGCTGCTTATTATGCCTGAGGCGTAGGCGTTAGTGCCCGTTATGTTGAGGAACGCATTGCTTGACGTCGGCAGGCAGAGCGAAACATAGCTCAGGTTGTTCAGGGGTTTTATCGTGACCTCCATGGTTGGCCTTATGGTCAGGTTGAAGGGCCCAGCGGCTATGGCCGGGGCTGAGCCGCCGTACTGCACAGGGGCTGACGTCGAGTACTTGAGATAGACGAGGGCCCAGCCCTGCGTCGTCAGGTTGTGAAGCACAGTCGTCTCCTGGGTGGCGCCGTTTGAGGCGGCGTCCTCTGCCGGGCCGTAGGTGCTCAGGGCTGTTATGAAGTTAGCCAAGTCCGTCGCGGTTATGGGCACACTGCCGACAACAGCTGTCACGTTGCTCGTTGAGAATGCTGGGGTTATCGGGACGTCACCGAAGTAGACGGCATTTATGCCGTTGGCCGAGAGGTATATGTGGGCCGCGGCGCCCTGGTATGATGACGAGAGGTTGAAGTCAAAGGTCACGGCACCACCGACGCTCACAAGCTTGGTGTACACCAGGCCGGTTCCGGGCTGCGGGTATGTTGCGGCCTTCGCCACCAGCCCCAGGAGCGGGGCCAGCAGCACGAGGGCCAGAACTACAGCCGCCACTATCTTATACGATCTCACAGCTATTCACCACTTGTGGCTCGGTCTAACGTAGAGGCCTATGGGGTATTTAAGAAGTAACACCCTCCCCCCGGCCACATAGAGTCCCACATGTG is part of the Acidilobus sp. 7A genome and encodes:
- a CDS encoding glycosyltransferase family 2 protein gives rise to the protein MATVAVKWLRRLLGRRVTWATYNALAYIASGLRLVSPSREGRPLGITAAVLVYNDPDWLPLALEDAASMADEVLVVDSSDPWDETEKALEEARSGLGIRVVRQYPPQGWAEAKGLALRESKYRYVLMWDSDFIAFEGLGKLLRTFVEGEGRDKYVLLYWPFITLCGDLSHRCRADRYHEEHFAFTYSRRLKYLWDGRDDYLFAPPYYFRRRLSSAPLGLHLTGVRRPEVLARKRLSRDVGFHSIASSQGVEVAMKAVRRRARELYGTDDLREVGLRMIEEDVRSRPCFEVSSLPARVIERAKEIGVPLGSCP
- the sfsA gene encoding DNA/RNA nuclease SfsA, producing MVVSPELLKYGPGPGSEVLEVPGPLSEAVVRRRVNRFLVELQDGRPCHLHDPGRLQDLIYPGARVLVRPTRGVRTSCSVTASWAGEAAGWVLIDSRFHSDVAARFLPPGAEREVRVGRSRLDFRLGDVYVEVKGCTLAKGGVALFPDAPTERGARHVRELEELASSGHGAMLMVLDMRSDATCFSPNWETDPKFAGALLEALRKGVALRVLKFAFRPPHLIYIGDIGLCPGALFKGAGAQPRQGLP
- a CDS encoding alkaline phosphatase family protein, which gives rise to MPRRLFVLGLDSLPPYVLYEGHDGGGFKFIRGLVEESARYLMRTCHPPITVPAWMVMFTGKSPGELGVYGFRHRRPGTFDSYVVTSQDVREPAIWDDLGRRGLRFGLFGVPPTYPPKPVNGFMVTDFNTPGPQRPYTWPPWLKQDLESQVGDPIFDIVFRTEDRDRARLDLLSMVENHGRIVKYLAERRAWDAFIYVEIGVDRAHHAFWKYFDERHPRHTYHEVYSRAIPEVYSVVDSWLEDMVRGPLKDSIVVIASDHGTKSMHGAFAINQWLEEEGYLKLRERPRAPGQDLTFDMIDWDHTRVWAWGGYYSRFFFNVRGREPHGIVGREELEGLVKEVKQAVSRIRGPNGEAWRNEAYEPQEIYPVARGDAPDLTVYLDDLNWRPIGTVGWPSNYMDRNDKGPDDSMHDWLGVLSVYDPEGTVSRGDMGIIDITRVRGLLEELILGR